The DNA window ACGGGCCACGGCGGCATTCGGGATATCGAGTTCGTTATTCAGTTCCTGCAGCTGCTCAACGGAGCCGACCTGCCCGACACGCGGACCGGCAATACGCTGGCGGCGATCGTGGCGCTGGAGGCGTGCGGCTGCCTGACCCACCAGGAACGGCTGATCCTGGAAGAGAATTACGCCTTTTTGCGGAAGGTCGAACATCGCCTGCAGATGATGTTTGACCTGCAGACGCACGACCTGCCGGACGATCCGGAAGAAATGCGGAAGCTGGCGATTCGAATCGGTTACAAGCAGGGGCCGCATCGATCCCCCTTGGAAGCGTTCCAGGCTGACCTGGAAAGCAAGACCACGCTTAACCGGCAAATCCTCGATCACCTGCTGCACGACGCCTTTAGCGACGAACAGCCGGCGGCGCCTGAAGTCGACCTGATCCTGGACCCGGATCCCAGCCAGGCCGATATCGCCCAGGTGCTGGGCCGCTATGGCTTTCAAAATGTGACTTCGGCCTATCAAAACCTGATGGCGCTGGCGACGGAGAAAATCCCCTTCCTGTCGACGCGCCGCTGCCGCATGTTTCTGGCCGCCATTGCGCCGCACCTGCTGGAAGCGATCGCCAAAACGCCGGATCCGGATTCTACGCTCACCAACCTCAGCAATGTCAGCGACTCCCTGGGCGGCAAAGGCGTCCTTTGGGAGCTGTTCAGTTTTAACCCGCCGACCCTGATGCTGTATGTGCGGTTGTGCGCGGCGGCCCCTTACCTGGCCGGCATTCTGACTAGCAGCCCCGGCATGATCGACGAGCTGATGGACTCGCTGGTGATGGACAAACTTCCCGGGTATGACTGGCTGGACCGGACGCTCAGCGAGCTGTGCCGCGGCGCCGAAGACCTGGAGCCGATCCTGCATAGCTTCAAGAACGCCGAGCATCTCCGCGTCGGTGTGCGCGATATTCTGGGGAAGGAAGATATTCGCGATACGCACCGCGCGCTGTCGGACCTGGCGGAAGTCTGCCTCAAACAGATTGCCCAGAGCGAGTACAACAAGCTGGTCGAAAAACACGGCCATCCGACCATCGGCGCCGGCGAGCGGGCCGGCGAACGCTGTGAAATGATCCTGCTGGCCCTGGGGAAGCTGGGCGGCCGCGAGCCCAACTACCATAGCGACCTGGATGTGGTTTTTCTCTACGAAGCAGAAGGGAAAACCGAGCACCGGCGTCCCGACCGCAGCACCACCAACCAGCATTTTTTCAGCCAGCTGGCTCAGCGGATCATCAAGGTGGTCTCCCAGCTGGGTCCGTTTGGGCGACTATACGAGATCGACGCCCGACTACGGCCGACCGGCAAGAGCGGGGCCCTCGCCCTGTCTCTTCCCGAGTTTCAGCGGTACTTCGACTCGGGCACTGGCGCGTTGTGGGAGCGTCAGGCGCTGTGCAAGGCCCGGACGCTTTACGGTTCGGCTGCCAGCCAGCAGCGCGTGCTGGAGGTGGTTCGCGAGATTCTGACGGCCCGGCCCTGGCAAAAAGAATACGCCGGCGAGATTTATCAAATGCGGCAGCGGTTGGAGGAAACGGCCAGCCACTGGAACATCAAACGCGGCGCCGGCGGAACGATTGACATTGAGTTTGCCGTACAGATGCTGCAGCTGCGGCATGCGGCCGAAACGCCTGGCGTGGTGCTGCCTGGCACGCTCAGCGCCATTGCCGCCTTGAGCGAGGCCGGCTATCTGGATCCGCTGGATGGCGCCGCCCTGGCGGAAGCGTATCGTTTCTTGCGGAATCTGGAAGCGCACCTGCGGCTGATGAACACGACCGCCCGGCACGATCTGCCGGAGTCCCCCGCCGACCAGAAGAAGCTGGCCTTTCTGTTGGGCTATCCTTCGCCCGAACAGTTACTGGCGGCGGT is part of the Lignipirellula cremea genome and encodes:
- the glnE gene encoding bifunctional [glutamate--ammonia ligase]-adenylyl-L-tyrosine phosphorylase/[glutamate--ammonia-ligase] adenylyltransferase; this encodes MNLDQLVDCLDNPLDAKPWLAQLNVRDAQRGHANLMSIAESGVPLELMVVLAQQLEEHLPSVSDPDRALNSFERFFSASRSPLGLASLLERDPDALPILLQIFSASAYLTDIMVRDPESYDLLRITEGQPISREVLVNELCTEVDALSDEALVMADLRRYKQRETLRIAYGDLIRGQHISTVTRQISFLADAICEAALRFARKALELKRGVPRRADGQPARFVVLALGKLGGQELNYSSDIDLVLVYDEDGQTEGPKAVENREFFDRLAKNFVKLLTTSTDLGVTYRVDLRLRPDGGQGPIVISRDSALRYYDNYGRTWERQAFMKARPIAGDIDLGEELLRQLEPWIYRRYLSRADITGVKAVKRRIEQRASREGDDHRNIKTGHGGIRDIEFVIQFLQLLNGADLPDTRTGNTLAAIVALEACGCLTHQERLILEENYAFLRKVEHRLQMMFDLQTHDLPDDPEEMRKLAIRIGYKQGPHRSPLEAFQADLESKTTLNRQILDHLLHDAFSDEQPAAPEVDLILDPDPSQADIAQVLGRYGFQNVTSAYQNLMALATEKIPFLSTRRCRMFLAAIAPHLLEAIAKTPDPDSTLTNLSNVSDSLGGKGVLWELFSFNPPTLMLYVRLCAAAPYLAGILTSSPGMIDELMDSLVMDKLPGYDWLDRTLSELCRGAEDLEPILHSFKNAEHLRVGVRDILGKEDIRDTHRALSDLAEVCLKQIAQSEYNKLVEKHGHPTIGAGERAGERCEMILLALGKLGGREPNYHSDLDVVFLYEAEGKTEHRRPDRSTTNQHFFSQLAQRIIKVVSQLGPFGRLYEIDARLRPTGKSGALALSLPEFQRYFDSGTGALWERQALCKARTLYGSAASQQRVLEVVREILTARPWQKEYAGEIYQMRQRLEETASHWNIKRGAGGTIDIEFAVQMLQLRHAAETPGVVLPGTLSAIAALSEAGYLDPLDGAALAEAYRFLRNLEAHLRLMNTTARHDLPESPADQKKLAFLLGYPSPEQLLAAVDRHKTETRRRFERIFALQR